The window CGCCTCAATTGTCAGTTCATCGCCGCCGGGGAAGAGACTTTCGTGATGCGGTACTTCAATAAGACTGCTCGCACCATCAAAGGTCAACGCGCCACCGAGCTTCCCATCCTTCGTCCATTCAGCATCAGTGATTTCCCCGTGATTCTCAAATTCGGAGAGGTCTGTAGTTTCATCGGCGGTCTCTTCATCGAAAAGGTATAGCAACACGGTGTTTTCTTCAAGCGCAGCGAAACAACTCACTCCAAGACATAGTACAAGTGCAATGGCTGTTAGGATTTGATTCATCGGAAGTTCCTCCTATGTTTAACTGGATTAGTTATGAACAATAGTAGTGCGACCTTCAATCGTTCTCCTGCAAACCGAACTATAACTATCGCCGTTTAATCCTCCACCCTCTCAATAATCTCCCCGGTTTCCCGATCCCTAAAGATGCGTTTCATTCTGCCATCCGGCATCCGTTCACTCTTGAGAGGTGCATATCGCTCATCGGCATCCGACTGGAAGGTTTGCGCATCGGTGGTTTCGGTTGTGCCTCGCCAATCCTGAATTTCAACAGCTTCCCACTGCTTAGATTTCGCGGATTTATAGCAGGCATCAATGATAGCGTTCACGACGTAACCGTCATAGAAAGTTTCTAGGGGTTCTCGCCCTTCATCAATCGCGTTGAACATATCAAGGAACATGTCCCGATAACCGAGTTCCGCGACCTCATCGCCAACGGGGAAGAGCCAACCGGTGTCGCTCTCCGCTTTTTCAGCGACGTATCCGCCCTGCCCGACAGCCGTGAACATCTCATAACCTGTTCGGAGCCAGTGGTTAAGCCAGATAGTCCCTTCACTCCCGGAGACCTCATCGCGTAAATCCATACCACCGCGGAATGCCCAACCGACCTCAAACTGCCCCATTGCCCCGCTCTCAAATCGGATGAGTGCAATGCCGTGGTCCTCCGCATCAATCGGATGCACAAGTGTATCCGCCCAGCACATCACCTCAAGCGGTTTGTTGTTTTTCCCAACAAAATTTCGGATAATCTCAATGCAATGGCATCCCATATCAACAATGGCACCACCGCCTGCTTGCTCCAGATCCCAGAACCAATCACTGTGAGGACCGGGATGTGTCTCACGGGAACGCACCCACAGAATCTTACCGAGCGCACCGTTTTGAACAGATTCTAACGCTTTCAGAGTCTTTGGGGGATAAACGAGGTCCTCAAGATAACCCCCGAATACACCTGCGTTTTCAACGATGTCCAACATCGCCTTCGCTTCTTCAGCAGTGCGTCCAAGCGGTTTCGTGCAGAGGATACCTTTGCCGGCTTCTGCGGCGAGTTCAACC of the Candidatus Poribacteria bacterium genome contains:
- a CDS encoding LamG domain-containing protein; translation: MNQILTAIALVLCLGVSCFAALEENTVLLYLFDEETADETTDLSEFENHGEITDAEWTKDGKLGGALTFDGASSLIEVPHHESLFPGGDELTIEAWFKPASFPGGHPPIARKGSVPESGWGFDTPGGKIRGFVYTAPGDAAVAQGATPMEVDRWHHLAMVYDGS
- a CDS encoding Gfo/Idh/MocA family oxidoreductase, with the protein product MSELRSHKVTMLGTGLIGMFYTMTLHNQRGTDRVHSVYSRREERATAFAEEWNIPHATTDLAEAINHPETDTVVIGLPNNLHLKAVELAAEAGKGILCTKPLGRTAEEAKAMLDIVENAGVFGGYLEDLVYPPKTLKALESVQNGALGKILWVRSRETHPGPHSDWFWDLEQAGGGAIVDMGCHCIEIIRNFVGKNNKPLEVMCWADTLVHPIDAEDHGIALIRFESGAMGQFEVGWAFRGGMDLRDEVSGSEGTIWLNHWLRTGYEMFTAVGQGGYVAEKAESDTGWLFPVGDEVAELGYRDMFLDMFNAIDEGREPLETFYDGYVVNAIIDACYKSAKSKQWEAVEIQDWRGTTETTDAQTFQSDADERYAPLKSERMPDGRMKRIFRDRETGEIIERVED